The window TTTGTTGGATGATATCATTTCACGCTCAGAACACAAAAGCATGTTGATTTTCACTCGCACCAAGCACAAGGCCAAAAGCCTTTCCCGCAAGCTCGTAAACGACGGGCATGACACAACCTTTCTGCAAGGTAACATGAGTCAAAAGCAACGCGATAAAGCGTTAAATGGTTTTCGTAATGGGCGTTACTCTATCATGGTGGCAACAGATATTGTCGCAAGAGGCATCGACTGTGACCGTATAACCCATGTCATTAATTTTGATATGCCTAACACTGCGGAAACGTATACCCACCGAACAGGGCGCACAGGCAGGGCGGGACGTACCGGCAATGCCATCAGTTTAGTCACTCATGATGACGCAAAGCAGATGCGAGATCTCAAACGAATCATGAATGTCTCTTTTGATCAGCATGTCGCCATTGATCCTGCGAGAGGCAACTGTGTTGATGATAAAAAACAAGCATCTTCACATTCTCCTGCAAAGACATCATGCCCAAAAAGAAGACGAAATCACAAGCAGTCTAATAGAGTTGCGGCCTAGTTCCTAGGCTATCAATCCTGCTCTTTCAGCATACAACGGGTTCATTTTTTGACTCGCAACACTCTACTATTACGCTTTATCTGCTTTGTCAGACAATCGTAACACCAAAACAACATAGGAGAAATTATGTCCAAGAATATATATGTCGGTAATATGGCATGGTCCACCACTGAAGCGGATATCCGCACTGCTTTTGAAGCATACGGAGAAGTCTCTTCTGTCAAATTGATCGAAGACCGTGAAACTGGCCGCCCCAGAGGCTTTGGCTTTGTTGAGATGAACAATGACACAGATGCCATGTCCGCCATTGATGCGTTGAACGGCAACAATTTTGATGGTCGTGCCCTCACGGTCAATGAGGCCAAACCTCGTGTTGAGCGTCCTCGCTGGTAATCTATAGGCCATAAACGGTCATACAAAACACACTATTCATTTATGACGTTCGCCCGATCAATCGGGAGGAAGTCACCATTAAGAGAACACAGGAGAAATTATGTCCAAGAATATTTATGTCGGCAATATGGCATGGTCCACCACTGAAGCGGATATCCGCACTGCTTTTGAAGCATACGGAGAAGTCTCTTCCGTCAAATTGATCGAAGACCGTGAAACAGGCCGTCCCAGAGGCTTCGGCTTTGTTGAGATGGACAATGACGCAGATGCCATGTCCGCCATTGACGCGTTGAACGGCAACAATCTTGATGGCCGCGACCTCAAGGTCAACGAGGCCAAACCTCGTGTTGAGCGCCCCCGCTGGTAGGTCTCAGTTTTAAGTCTTAATAGGCATTCAGCGCCCGCCCTCTTTTTGGAAGGCGGGTGCTTTTTATTGACCTTTGCAACCTTTCTTTAACCCGCCACAGACACAGGCATCTATAATACCGTCCTTTGACAATTTCACTCGATTAAAAACATGATCAGGTAGTCACACGAAGAGTATGGCTATTCTTAAGGCCCTCGCCTTTGAGCTCGTCAAGAGTCGAAATCATCGGACAATGGAGCCAAAGGAGACCTCCTCTTCTGCCTTCACATCTCTGCAGCAGCCCTCAAATCATCCAGAAACTCAGGTACGGAATCGTAGCAAACTTCGGCCCCGTAGGAGAAATGGAGCAACACATTGTTAAGCCTGTCCGGGATGTAGGGGAACAGCTTCTTGAGATTCATGATCTCGCTCCGATGCACACAGGAATAGTCAGCGGGAACGAGATTGACCGGATTGAAATTCACGCCGAGATCACCGAGGGTTTGCGGTGAATAGAGCCACTTGCCAGTGATACAGAGCAGAATGCGGCCCAACCCGAAAAGATCAAGGGCGAACGGGTTGGCTTGCGCCTCATAGGCGTAGTCAAAATCAATCCAGCGATAGGCTCCGGTGGAATACTCGCGCATCAGATGATCAAGGCTGATGTCGCCATGCAATTCATCGTGATCGTGAAGATGGGCAATAGCTCCGCATGCCTTGATGAACCTGTCGAGAATTTGCGGGTAGAATTCATGGAAATATGTCTCGTGATCCGCCTTGATATTCGCCACCACATAGTCGATACGCTTGCCCTGAATAATGTCGATCACACGGATACGATTCCCTGCATCGTCATGAACGGTGCGCCCCTGCATGAAACGGGAGTCACCCCGAACTAGGTCGAGCATGCGAGCTTCCTTGCGGGGGCTACGATAACACTTTACTTTTACGACCCCCCACTTGAGATGGAAGCTTTCGTGAAAAACGAGCTTGAGCAGTTTGGCTTCCCCGGTCTCCAGCTCCATGGCCTTCTTCACCCAGAACTTGGTGTCCTTGTAGGCCAAACCACGCTCCACGGCATCGCGATGAACCAGATAGTGCCGCCCTTCCACGGCGATGACATCGCCGGGACCAATGGACATGAACTCCGTGGTGTCGGAGTACACGCTACCACCGGGCCGGACGTTCACATCCGGCTGGTACCGCTCGACCAGCTCGCGAACCGTCAGCATGCATCCTCCTTTAAGAGACTACCCAAACAGTGCAGTCCTTGGCGGAGTGGACGATCTTATTGGAGACCGAACCAAACAGAAACTCTTCGGCCTTGGCAACGCCGCGTCGTCCGATCACGACAGTTCCGTAGCCACCCTGCTTCTGGGCATCCAGAATTTCATGAGCCACGCCCGTACCTCGACTGCAAACAGGGGCGGTCTCACTGAACGGCGAGAAACAACTGGTGACATACTTCTCGGTTACCATGGCCCCAGGTACGCCCATCTCGACCAACCGTTCACGAGCCTTGCCCAGAAACTCCTTCAACACGTTGCGAGTGGTCTCGCACCCTTCCTTCCAACTTTCCTCGTCAGGAAAGATATCTCGGTGCGGCAACCGTTCTATGCAAAGGAGACGGACCTCGAAACCATCACTGTTGCCCGCTATGCTACCGACATATTCCACGGCGCGCATGGCGTTCTCGCTCGCATCCACGGCCAGCAGAATCTTCTTGAAATTCATGCCACCCTCCTTATTGCTTGGGCAGATAATCCAGGCACGGACGAAGATCGTCCAAAAACTCTTCTACTGATTCATAAAACACCTCGGCCCCGGCGGCGAAGTGCATAAGTACATTATTGAGCGGCTTGGGGATGTACGGGAATATACGACGCAGGTTCACCAGCCGATTCTTGAAAATAAGGGAGAAATCATCCGGCACGATGTTTTCCACGCCTTCCATGCCATCGAACTGCCCCGGCGTATAAATCTGCTTGCCCACCACGAACAACAACGCATTGCCCAACCCGAAAAGGTCAAGGGCAAACGGGTTGGCCGTGGCTTCATAGGCATAATCGAAATCGATCCAGCGAGCCTGCCCGGTGGTGCTTTCCACCCAGAGGTGATCACGCCGAACATCGCCGTGCCGCTCGTTGTTCTTATGCAGGAAATCAATGGCCTCGCAGCCGGTAATGAACATCTCCATGGTGGAGCGAAGATTGTCTTCGAAGTACTCTAGGTGGTTGCCCGGCAAGTTATCGATGGCAACATCCAATCGCCTGCCGCGGATGATTTCCAAAACGCGCACCAGATTTCCGACTTCATCTTCCAGAGAGAAGCCGTGCATGAACCGCGGATCGTCGCGCACTAGATCAAGGATACGCGCTTCCTTACGCTCACTGCGGAAGCTGCGGACCGTCAACGGTCCTATCTGTTGAGTAAATTCCTCGTGGAACACGAGCTTGAGGATGACGCCTTCTCCGGTCTCGAGACACTTGCACCGTTTGACCCAGAACTTGAAGTCTTCAAGACCGAACCGCCGCTCCGCTTCATCGCGCAGCACCATGTAATGCTTATCGCCCAGGCGGATCACGTCGCCGTATCCGATGGACGAGAATTCGGTGGTGTCCGTATACAGTCGTCTCACCCGCTGAAGCGGAAAATTGGGGAGATGATAACGAACAAGATCTCTCAGGTCGGTACTCATGAGATTCCCCCTTATAGATACTATATAACACCGCTCCAATACCGGGGGTAGTATTTTCGGGAGAATGGACAGCGTCTCCAAAAAAACAAAGCCGCCCACGGGGAGGAGTGGGCGGCTAAAGGAAGGGTTGCGGACTGGTGCAACCCTGTGTGCAAACTATCTACAGACCGGAGACACGGCCATTGACGACCAGCGGTGGCGACGGAGACGAATCAGCGACAGCCTTTGGCTTCTCTGCCTTCTCGGCAGGAGTGATGCGCTTGGGAATCTTCTTTTTCGCTCTCTTGGGCTTGGTGTCAGCCTTTGAAGGCTCCAGCTTGGCTGTCATGATGCGCGGTTCCGGCCCGGCATTCTCCTGATGATAGAGATAGGAGATGACACGGCCATCTCCCACACTCTCCAAGGCATGGGCCATGATCTTGTCGCGCTCAGCCTTGTCCGAGATGACACCCAGCAGGATGATGTCACCCTGAACAACCTCGACATCAATAGGCGAACTGGTGACTTCAAAGTCCGCCATGAGTTGAGCCTTGAGTTCCGTGGCCATGGCCTGCTCGGAAAGAAAATCGGAAGTAGGTTGATCTTCTTTGAGATAAAGCAAGCTGACGATGCCGCACTTGTCCTTCACCTTGTCAGCGCACTCGTAAATCTTGCGGAGTTGCTCCTGCGAGTCATACTCGCCCACGAGATAGAGCTTGCCAAAATAGGCATAGGCGATGACCTGACGAGCTCGGATTTCCTTATGCTTGTAAAACTCTGCCTGAGCATGGCCTGCTATGATGGCGTCGAGCATCTGTTGCTCGGTGGACCGTTCGTCCACGGCAGTTTCGTACGCGGTCTGTCCGTTACCGATAACCGACGAAAAATAGGAAGGGGCACCAGGAATCAAACCGATACCAAAGGGAACGGCAGCGCATCCAGGTAGCAGAAAGAATGTCAGTAGAATTAATATCGTTCGTATTCGTTGCATAATCATTATAGCCGTCCTCTCTGGATTCGGCTCCACCCGACCATAAACAGCAAGAACCCTGCCATTGAGCAGGTGCAACGAGAAAAGCAGTGACAGCAACACATTGCCATCACTGCCTTTTATTAGCATCTATTTTTAATAGATTTTTATCGAACTCAGAATCGGTTTAATCCACGATTAATGGTCTTTCGATTTTCAATGTAGTTAGAAGCGGTCGGAATTGTTTCTGGGCCAGAAGCCGTTGAACCCCTTGCAGACGTAGAGAGTAAACTCGCGCATGGGTTGCCCATTCGACATCGAGTGGATGTAGACTTCCTTCTCAACGGAATCGAACATCTTGGTAATTTTCGGGCTGATGCCTTCAGTACGGTGATGCTCACGAACAAAAATAGCATCCTGCCCCACTTCCGGACCAGGCCAGATGTCATACTGGTTCATACGGCGATCGCCGATCCATGCACAAAATGTCAGAGGCTGCCCCGGCGTATAGAATGCAAGCTCGGAAGTAATGTCGTACTTGTCGCTAACCACGAAGACATTATCTGGATTGTCAAAAGCAGCCTGCTTCAAATCGGCAACCTGCTGGCCCAGACTGTCCCACCCTTTGAGGCGGTTGGTCATGTTGATCTCTGCCGGGATGGGCAGGATGGGTGTCACGTAAATCATCAGGGTCAGGCCCGCAGCAATACCAGCCAGCAAAACTTTTCCACGAGTCTTGCGGCGGGGATTCTCCCACCACGCTTTCAAGCCCATGCCACCGAGAATGGCTCCTGCCATGAAGGCGGCAGCGGTCCAGTTGGCCTCGGTATGCGACTTGAGAGACCAGAACGTGATGATAGCCCACAGGGGCAGGAAGAACAGGAGCGCTTGAAGTGTATGCCGGTACTTGCAATCAAAGGAGCCAATGGGACCGACAATGCCCTTCTTGATGGCGCGCCAGGTGGCTACGGCGATTGCCACGGCCCACCATGGAGCCATCAGGCCTATCTGTGCGCCGAACATCTCGAAGAAGGGGCCGATGCGAATTTCAAAGGGCTTGGGCTTGCCTGCAGCCTGTCCGGCCACGTGCTTGAAGCCCACCCAATCGTTCTGCATATTCCACAAAATGATGGGCAGCATGCCCACCACGGTGCCAACCAGCGAAGCCAGCGCAAACCGGCGCCAGAAACGGGCCGGAAGCTGACCACGCAGATGCAGAATGGCGGCGTAGATCACGCCAAGGCCTACAAAGGCAAGCATCATATACTTGCCGAGGATACCGATAGCCACACAGATGCCGAGAATCACGAACGGCAGATTGCCCGGCGTATAGTCAGGCTTGTTGCGCGTCGCGGCAGACAAGGCAAAGAAGGCCACGGTCCAGCACAGAAGGAGCGGATTATCCGTGGTAGCAAGGATACCAAGTCCATTGAGCAGTATCATGGTCGCAGACACGAACAGGGCATAGAGGGCCAGCCTGTATTCGCGCCACACGCGGGAAATACCAATATACAATGCCGCCTGAATGCCGGTCATGCCGATGATCGAGCCAAACCGTACGCCCAGTTCCGTGGAACCAAAGACCTTGCACCAGAGGCTGATGACCCAGGCGATGAGCGGTCCCTTGGAATAGTAGGAAAGTTGTGGGCGGCGAATCCAGTCCCAGTATTGAGCTTCGTCCTGAACGAGGTTCAGTTGGCCGGACGCCACAAACCAGTAGCGCACAACAAACGACACCGCGATGATCATGAAGGCGATCACGTCCAGTCGAAACGAGTATGTATCGTTGGGTTTCGTCATGTTGCGTGTCAGGTATATTATATATGGGTGGCTTGGCAAGTGCAGCCCTGTGCCGCCCCGCTCCAGTCTCGCCTCCTCAGCACTTCTCAATAAAAAGAGGCAGACCCCGTTGCCAGGGCCTGCCTCTTTATCGATCGGTAGATGAGTTATTACTTCTTTTCGTCCTTGCTATCACTCTTTTCGTCCTTGCTCTCGGAGTAATTTTCATCCCACAGCCCACAGCTGTCAGAAATACAGGAGAGACACGGTCCGGGATAATCCATGTTAGGCATAAGCGCCTCCGCTTTTGGTGTATAATGATGGGCGGCCTCGTTGTATGGCCGCCTGTAATTTCAAATTCGATATTTAAATAATAACGATTATCAATATCATTGCAAGTCTTATTTGTCTTTTGCGCAAAAAAAAGGCCCGGCAAATGCCAGGCCTGTGCAATTTCATTCTTAATTCAGACAGTTAGCTATACTTTTTACAGTATCGCAAGAATTTCTGCGCTTCCATGAACTCAGGATTGATATTCAGAGCTTCCTGCAGGCTCTCGATACATTCCTTGTTCAGCCCCTTCTCGAAGTAGACACGGGCCATATTGAAGTAGACGTTCTCGTCGTCACGGACGATTTCCAACGACTTCTCATAGTAGCGAATAGACTCGTCGTAATGGCCGTTCTTGCGCAGGCTAATACCGAATGAGTTAAACTTCTGGCGGTATTCGTAAGTAAATGCCTCAGACAATCCCAACAAGGTATTCAGCACCTTTTTGAGCTTGTTGAATTCCTTGGTCTCGGAATAGACCTCGCCCAGACCGTAGTTGGCGTCGATGTTCTTTTCATCGATCATCAAGGCCTTGATGAACTGACTCTCCGCCTCTTCCATCTTTCCTTGCTCAAAGGCTTTTTCGCCTTCGTCTATCTTGCGGGCAAGGGTCTCCAGCGCAGGCACAGTATGCACCCGATAGTAACTTGGCTCGGGCGTGTACTGTTTGAGAAAATCCATCTGATTCAAAACGGTGCGAACTCCGGATGGGACATGATGAGCATTGAGAGGCTGAACTTCAAAGTCATCAGTGGATAACTGACGGGCATACCAGTACGTGACGTTTGCGTGTGTCCCCGATGTCGTTCCAGCACCAATTTCCGATTCTATAAATAGCGAATATACGCCTAATATCTGTGGATATTTACTCAAAACAGAGCTCCGATGCTTTTTTATTTCGAGCCGTTAGCCATCTCTACACAGGCGTACGGCGCAGCTTTTTTTATATCGCACAGATGTTGTAAAATCAATAATTCTTATCAAGTCATACATATCCTTCCGTAAAACAATAAAAACCCCTGACGGGGCTTTCATTGGGGTAGGAAGATAAGGGGCGAACAACCGCTAGGCCTAGCGGAAAAATCTTAATTATCGCAGGGCTTCCATGGCTCGTTTAGCTTTCTGTCCTGCCCATGCAACGAAACAGTCGTGGGCAGAATGGAACTGACGATCGGGGTAAACGGCTCATAATTGTAGACCACGGCAACCTGAACCAACCCACAGGGATCGCCAGCGCTGCCGACTGCACCTGCGCCGCTAGCCGCAGGAGTCGGCCATGAGGAGATGACGATCTCCTTGGAACCGTTGTCCAGATCAGCCAACCAGTCCGCAGCGATCTGATTTATCTGAGAGATGCGTGTGCCCTCTTCTTCGCCTACGCCGGTGGCAGCAAATCGGGTTGCCACCTGAGCGGCCTTCTGCACGGCGAGCCAGGAATAGAACATGTTACCGAACTCCACCAGGCCGAAGACCAGTGTCACGACGAACGGCAGGACCATGGCAAATTCCATGGAGGTGATGCCCTGCCGGGCTATGCGCTGCTTCTGATTCTTCATGGTGTCCTCCTAGTTCAGCAGGCGCCAGCCGAGCTGCTTGCCAATTTCCTTGAATACTTCGGGGATATCGTAGACTGAGGGGGCATTGAAGTAATGATCGTCAGTGCCTTCCTTGCTGGAAGCGATCTGCTTCATCAAATTGATATCCGTACTGTCCGAGGAGCCGAAGCGGATGGCGAAGATCTCAACGCCGGCATCCTTGGCCAGTTGAGCCTCTTCGAGCATCTCCGTATTGAGCACGCCGCCGTTTTCACAGTGGGAGGTGTCGTCGCCCATACGGAAGTAGGCGTTGGTCCAGTAGTTGTTGGGACGATAGTATGCACGGTAGGAACCACCGCATTCTCCGTCTTCGGTGTCACCGTCGGTCAACACGATCATAATCTTGCGGTAGTCATCCTTGTCACCGCCCTCGGTGTAAGGTGCGTCCTGCGTCAGGACATGACGCCCCCACTTGATGCCCTCGGGGATCACCGTGCCGGAAGAGTTACCGGTGGCAGTCTGTTCGTTAATGGCATCGATAACCGCATCCTTGTCCTTGGACAAAGGCATGATCTCGGGGATATTGGAACAAGTGTCCATGGCTATGCGCCTGCGATAGTCATAAGGAAGTGCGTAATACTCATCCATGAAATCTTCATGCAGGCCGGTCTCGTTGAGGGAGCCGTCCGCATTGCGGCAACCGCCGGGCAAACCGTCCACACCATCGCCTACGCGGACCTTGCCGCGGAAAGGCACTACCCCGACTTTGGTATCAGGATCAGCACCATCAGGCATGAGCAGTTCCGTCAATTCAACCGAGGCCTCCTTGACCATATTGATGGGTGTCCCCTTCATGGAACCAGAGTTGTCCACAACGAACACCACTTCGAGCTTATTGAAACCTGCTGCTGCGTGGGCATACACCCAAGGGTCCATCAAATCGAAAATCTGCATGAGCAACAACTCGACTCTGTACTTGGCTTTGACCACCACACTGCGCACCTCGGTTCCCGGAGTCACGGATTCGACTTCGGCACCGCTCAGGTTGCGCTCCACCATATCGTTGACGGCGGCGGCGACAATCCCTTTGTCGATGTCAGGATCATAAGGAAGTTGAAGGCTGCCCGCGAGCGCACCAGCGTCCACGGCGGCCTGAAGGCGGGTGTGGGCCATATACATATTACCCATATCAAGTGCGAGACCAGCCACGCCCAGCATGACCGGAATTAACATGGCAACAAAGGCGCTGGCAGTTCCCCTGCGAGAAATGCTGCTACGGGAGCGGCATGACAGTCTGCGCCACCATTGGGAAGGACTTGTCGCCAGTAAGCAATTCAAAGGCGTCTTCGCCGAACGGTACGTAAGCATAGGAAACCTCGACAGTCACAGTATTGGTGCCGGCGTCCGTGGTCACGGACGTGGTCAGGAAATTGGTATCCAGCTCGGACACCACGGATTCCACCAGGGCCTGAATGTCGGAAGAACCGCCATCCATCAGGGCCAGACGCGCGCCTTCACGGCTCGCTTCCGTCAGACTGGAATAGGCATGCATGGCATTACCCCCTTCCACAAGCAGAAGCAGAATCATCACCATGGCCGGAAGCATGATGGCAAATTCGACTGCCGCTATCCCTCTCCGTGATGTCTCTCTCTTTCTCATTGCACACCTCTCGCACTTGCTGCTGAACACATGTTTGATTTGCAATTTATAACAGCAACAGATGTGCCAGAGAAACTCACCGACTACACAAAATGATCACTAATACCTTGATTTTGAATCATAATTTTTTTTGTGACCAAAACATTCTTTCGAACGTATAAGTTGAGTGAGAGCATAGTTATCTATTTTTTGTAGATTTTCTGAAGCTATGAGTGTATAGTAAGAACAAATGAACAATGGTGAGGAATGACGTGGCAGAACGAATCCTGATAGTCGACGACGATCGCGCCTTTCAAGGCATGCTGGTCGAAGCCCTGACAGACAAGGGCTATGAAGTCGACACTGCATCCACTGCCGAGGACGGCATCAAAAAGGCCGGAGCCAAGAGCTTCGACCTGATTCTGCACGACATCAAACTGCCCGGCATGTCCGGCCTGGACGCCCTGCCCCATCTGGCAGAGGCCGCGCCCGGCGTGGATGTCATCGTCATGACCGGGTACGCCTCCAAGGATTCCGGCGTTGTCGCCATGCAACGCGGCGCCTATGACTACTTTACCAAGCCGTTTTCCCTGAGTGAGATGGAAGTCGTTGTCCGCCGTGCCTTGGAAAAGCGACAGATGCAGACCGAGCTGGCCGAGCTCAAGAAGCGCGGCGGCGGAAGTCCGCTCAACGACATCATCGGCCAGTCCGCCCCCATGCTGGCGGTCAAGGAACGCATTGCCCGCGTGGCCGAGCTCAATGCCGATGTCCTGATCATGGGTGAAACCGGTACTGGTAAGGAGCTGGTCTCCGACACCATTCACGCGTTGAGCCCTCGCGCCAAGGGGCCCTTCATCAAGCTCAACTGCGCCGCCATCCCGGAAAACCTCATCGAAAGTGAACTCTTTGGTCATGAAAAGGGCGCATTCACTGGCGCCAATGCAGCCAAGCAGGGTAAGTTCGAACTGGCCAAGGGCGGCACTATATTACTTGATGAATTGGGTGAGATGCCCATTCACCTGCAGCCCAAGCTGCTACGCGCAGTCGAGCAGAAGCAGGCAGAACGTCTGGGCGGCACCAAGCCCATCAAGTACGATGTGCGCATCATCGCCGCCACCAACCGCGACCTTGAAGAGCGCGTGCAGGACGGCAAGTTCCGCAGCGATCTATACTATAGACTTAATGTGGCGACCCTGATCCTGCCGCCCCTGCGCGACCGCAAGTCCGACCTGCCCGAGCTGTCGGAGTTCTTCCTTGATCGCGCCAACAGACGGCTCGGCACCGATATTTCGGCCATTTCCACCGAGGCCATGGAGATATTCTTCAACTACGACTGGCCGGGCAATGTGCGCCAGTTCGCCAATGCCGTGGAACGCGCGGCCATCTTCTGCACCTCCTCGGTCATCACTCCTGCGGAAGTGGATCAGGCATTCTCCAACAAGCAGCCAGAGGCCGAGCAGACCGCGACAGCCCTGCCGGAATCAGACCTCCCACTCAAGCAGGCCTTGATCCAATATGAGCGATATCTCATTGAGAACGCCCTGCGCAGAGCCAAGGGACGCCAGACGTCCGCAGCCGAATCCCTCGGAATTTCGGCCAAGAATCTGTGGAACAAGCTCCAAAAGCATGAGATAGAGCCTGCCCAGTTCAAACTCTGATCCATTTCTCCACTAATTATAGACTTCACCTTGATATTGTGTGGATTGCACAATCGTCATATTTCACACAATAGACCTTTTTTATTAGACAAAATATCCTTCCATCGCCTTTACAAAGCTACTGGCACGAGTGTTGCCTGTAATGTGCAAGACAGTGACACCGTGCTTGCATATTAAAGGAGATGGACCATGAAACACCCGATTCACCGCCTGATACGCGACCAGGATGGCGCCACCGCGCTTGAATACGGCCTGCTCGCCACCCTGATTGCCGCCGTTATCGCCACAGCCGTAGGCGCCATCGGCACCAGCATCAGAGATCTATTCAATACGCTTTCCACTGCCATGAATGCGGCGACGAGCTGATAACAAGCTGATTATTTGATCTATTTTACTAAGGCCTGCACCCTTTTCTGAGGTTGCAGGCCTTCTTCTTTTCAACGCTAAACTTCAGCCACCACAGACCACCAACACGAAAT of the Pseudodesulfovibrio sp. zrk46 genome contains:
- a CDS encoding Flp family type IVb pilin, which produces MKHPIHRLIRDQDGATALEYGLLATLIAAVIATAVGAIGTSIRDLFNTLSTAMNAATS
- a CDS encoding sigma-54 dependent transcriptional regulator — encoded protein: MAERILIVDDDRAFQGMLVEALTDKGYEVDTASTAEDGIKKAGAKSFDLILHDIKLPGMSGLDALPHLAEAAPGVDVIVMTGYASKDSGVVAMQRGAYDYFTKPFSLSEMEVVVRRALEKRQMQTELAELKKRGGGSPLNDIIGQSAPMLAVKERIARVAELNADVLIMGETGTGKELVSDTIHALSPRAKGPFIKLNCAAIPENLIESELFGHEKGAFTGANAAKQGKFELAKGGTILLDELGEMPIHLQPKLLRAVEQKQAERLGGTKPIKYDVRIIAATNRDLEERVQDGKFRSDLYYRLNVATLILPPLRDRKSDLPELSEFFLDRANRRLGTDISAISTEAMEIFFNYDWPGNVRQFANAVERAAIFCTSSVITPAEVDQAFSNKQPEAEQTATALPESDLPLKQALIQYERYLIENALRRAKGRQTSAAESLGISAKNLWNKLQKHEIEPAQFKL